Proteins from one Azospirillum ramasamyi genomic window:
- a CDS encoding PsiF family protein translates to MLRYVFAAAAIAVTFASSSVISAATPQQEKMKTCNADATARSLKGDERKAFMNTCLSNKPAAETAKPMTAQQSKMKKCNAEAAGKTGEDRKAFMSSCLKG, encoded by the coding sequence ATGCTAAGGTACGTTTTTGCAGCTGCTGCCATTGCTGTGACGTTTGCCTCCAGCTCGGTTATATCGGCGGCCACACCGCAGCAGGAAAAGATGAAGACCTGCAATGCCGATGCGACGGCCAGGAGCCTGAAGGGCGACGAACGCAAGGCGTTCATGAACACCTGCCTCTCGAACAAGCCGGCCGCCGAGACTGCCAAGCCGATGACGGCCCAGCAGAGCAAGATGAAGAAGTGCAATGCCGAGGCGGCTGGGAAAACCGGCGAGGACCGGAAGGCGTTCATGAGCAGCTGTCTGAAGGGCTGA
- a CDS encoding nickel-dependent hydrogenase large subunit, with amino-acid sequence MSEVPTRRLIVGPFNRVEGDLEVKLEVEGGRVSAAYVNSPLFRGFERILEGRDPMDALVVAPRICGICSVSQSHAAALALAGAMGVEAPRNGILATNLMTATENAADHLTHFHLFFMPDFARPAYQGRPWFERAEARFKAAQGSAVRGATAARAELFHVLGILGGKWPHTLTLQPGGVTRAADARDRVRLLATVGAFRRFLEDSLFGAPLDRILDLAAPEDLERWRLSGPGGDFRLFLEIAEDLDLAHSGRAHGRFLSYGAYPEAEGGHLYRRGTFADGRDADFDPDQVTEHHRFSRMAGQDRPHPPFAGSTVPDGADEEGYSWCKAPRLAGLPYETGAIARQLVDGHPLIRALVALDGGSVRSRVVARLLELARTTRAMEGWLRAIEPSAPWCMTADMPDSAQAVGLTEAARGALGHWLRVERGRIAGYQIIAPTTWNFSPRDLDGVPGPLEQALVGAPVQEGERTPLSVQHIVRSFDPCMVCTVH; translated from the coding sequence GTGAGTGAAGTGCCGACACGCCGCCTGATCGTGGGTCCTTTCAATCGTGTAGAGGGCGATCTTGAGGTAAAGCTTGAGGTCGAGGGCGGACGTGTTTCCGCCGCCTATGTGAACTCCCCGCTCTTCCGCGGGTTCGAGCGCATTCTGGAGGGGCGCGACCCGATGGATGCGCTGGTGGTGGCGCCGCGCATCTGCGGCATCTGCTCCGTCTCGCAAAGCCATGCGGCGGCGCTGGCGCTGGCCGGGGCGATGGGGGTGGAGGCGCCGCGCAACGGCATTCTGGCGACCAACCTGATGACGGCGACGGAGAACGCCGCCGATCACCTGACCCATTTCCACCTGTTCTTCATGCCCGACTTCGCCCGGCCCGCCTACCAGGGCCGCCCGTGGTTCGAGCGGGCGGAGGCGCGCTTCAAGGCGGCGCAGGGCAGCGCCGTGCGTGGCGCCACCGCGGCGCGGGCCGAACTTTTCCATGTGCTGGGCATCCTGGGCGGCAAGTGGCCGCACACGCTGACACTTCAGCCCGGCGGCGTGACCCGCGCGGCGGATGCGCGCGACCGGGTGCGGCTGCTCGCCACCGTCGGCGCCTTCCGCCGCTTTCTGGAGGACAGCCTGTTCGGCGCCCCGCTGGACCGTATTCTGGACCTTGCGGCGCCGGAGGATCTGGAACGCTGGCGCCTTTCCGGTCCAGGCGGTGATTTCCGCCTGTTCCTGGAGATCGCGGAGGATCTGGATCTCGCCCATTCCGGCCGCGCCCATGGCCGCTTTCTCAGTTACGGCGCCTATCCTGAGGCCGAGGGCGGGCATCTCTACCGCCGCGGCACCTTCGCCGATGGCCGGGACGCCGATTTCGACCCCGATCAGGTGACCGAGCATCACCGTTTCAGCCGCATGGCGGGGCAGGACCGCCCCCATCCGCCCTTTGCCGGCTCGACCGTGCCCGACGGGGCGGACGAGGAGGGATACAGCTGGTGCAAGGCGCCGCGGCTGGCCGGACTTCCCTATGAGACCGGGGCGATTGCGCGGCAGCTGGTGGACGGCCATCCGCTGATTCGGGCGCTGGTGGCGCTGGATGGCGGATCGGTGCGCAGCCGGGTGGTCGCCCGCCTGCTGGAACTGGCACGCACCACCCGCGCCATGGAAGGCTGGCTGCGTGCCATCGAGCCCAGCGCCCCTTGGTGCATGACGGCGGACATGCCCGACAGCGCCCAGGCCGTGGGCCTGACCGAAGCCGCCCGCGGCGCGCTCGGCCACTGGCTGCGGGTCGAGCGCGGACGCATCGCCGGCTATCAGATCATCGCGCCCACGACTTGGAACTTCTCCCCCCGCGACCTCGACGGCGTCCCCGGCCCGCTGGAGCAGGCTCTGGTCGGCGCCCCGGTGCAGGAGGGAGAACGCACGCCGCTGTCGGTTCAGCACATCGTCCGCTCCTTCGACCCCTGCATGGTCTGTACGGTGCATTGA